AAGGGATTCACAGGGAGGCTCGGAAAGGCCGGAACCCGAGCCCCACCACAGCTCCTGTCTCAGACTCAGGCATGCCTCCATCTGTCCTTTCAGGTCCCGGCTGGACAGAGTACGTGGCTATAATGAGTCCTCTCTATATCTGGATTCATCGTCCAGCCAATCCAGCGTCACTACCGGGAGAGGCACTGGGTCTCACGTGATGGCAACTATCAGTTGACCAACAAGTAGGTCAGGCAGTGCTGATGATATGGGGAAGAAAGCTCCTCACATGCCGAGCACAGCTGCGGCTTGTGGCTCCTAAAGTAAGGGGCCATGGGTTTACCCCGTCctagcagagggagggaggaaagcccCCTGGCTACAGCTAGCACGGTGACAGTCATAAACAGGCAGGTGAACTGGGGAGGATTAGGGAAGGAGGTGGCGGCTTTCCCCACTGCCAGGCAAGGAAGCCCAAAGAAATCtgcacctgcttcctccctgcatTACCCACAAAGGCTCCCCACTGCCACAGATGGAGGTCTAACTCATAAACAGGAAACTGTAGCCCAACTTTCCTTCTGTGGGGCAaaggtggaaaggaagaaagggagaaggctcccccaaagAAATTGGGGTCAGACTGAGTTAGGCCAGCCAGGCCAGAGCACAGTGTATGTGTGAAGACATAGGCAAAAGCAAATGCCTGTGTGACCAACAGTTGTGCCACTGCCTGgacacactggaaaaaaaaaatgtacacggATAACCAAGGCCATCAACTAGTGGGATGAAATTGTTaggttccggggcgcctgggtggctcagtgggttaagccgctgtcttcggctcgggtcatgatctcagggtcctgggatcgagtcccgcatcgggctccctgctcagcagggagcctgctttcctctacctctctctctgcctgcctctctgtctacttgtgatctctctctgtcaaataaataaataaaatctttaaaaaaaaaaaaaaaaaggaattgttagGTTCCCTTTTGGAAAGTGTTAGgttctcttttggaaaaaaagatgGTTGGAAAAGCATATGACTCTGGAGAAAGAAGGATCCTCACCCAAGAGAAGAGACACAAAGTGGCCTGGAAGGACATTtgctgaaggaaagagagaacaccATCCCTGACATcagcatcccccccacccacccccagccataCTTGCTAGGTCTGGCAGGGTCTTACCTGAGGCCAGGACACGCCAAGTCTTGGCCACGCCCCCCCAGGGCGCACCCAGTGCCACAAACGCACGAATATACTTGTTCTTCCAGGCCTGTGGCTGTCGCTGCAGAAAGTAGAGTGTGTACATGTTGCCCATGCTGTGGGCAACCAGCACCACAGGGCCCCCATACAGCTGGTGCATCTCCTCGATCATCTCCCGGAGGGCCAGGAAGTAGGGCCCGTTTTCATCTGTAGGCCAGAGCCAGGCAGTAGTCAGGAAGGAAGGGTCCTGGGGCCTGAACCACTAAATGTTCTTCGGGTCAGATCCAAGACTAGGTGGGTGGTGAAAATGCTAAAATCCAAGGGGGAATTGTCTTCTTTCCCAAGATGGGAGGAAACCTAGGagctccttttctcctcctcaacCTCATTATCTCTCCCCAGGGCTCAGAGGCCCAGAAATCCTGGGGGGAGGAATGGGTAAGGATAGGACAGACTGACTAGGGGTGACAGCTGTGATTGCTAGGCTAGACACAAGAGGGCCCAGGGGAGGGGACAGTTCAGGGCCTATGGTGACTGTGacctcatccccaccccccaagacATCAGGGAGGAAGCAAAAGTAACCACTTACTTGGGGCTCGGCGCCAGTCATAGGGGGCTCCCCGGACATCCTCACCCCGTGTGTAGCCCCAGTCCACAAGGCTTTCTACCATGGTATGGAAATAGGAACCTGTAGACAGTAATGTATGGGAATTAGAGAGAGGACAGGCAGTGCTAACCCCCCACGCCACGCCCAATAAGGAGACTGGGACATCTACTGTAGAAAGATCCCCAAGGGAACACTGTAAGACTCAGTGGCTACACTGATTCGAGACAGTTTACAGGCTACCCTTTCAAACGAAGAGCACTTCTCCCACTCCAGGAATATAGCAGAACTTCCAGCCCCGTTTCCTGGAGGCCATAAGCAAGGGCTACATACCCACACTGCTTTTGCTGGGGTCCAGGAACTCTAGTGAAAAAGTCTTCCCAAAGCCAGGAACGCGCACATCCACACCATCTGGGAACTGGGTGGCCCGGGACGTACTGTTGTAGACCAGCCTGTCAGGGGAGGACATTGAGCTAGTGATCCAGAGGTGACACTGAACCTGGTGTGTCCTAATACTGCCCTGGATCCTGAGCCATATCCCTTACTGTCCTCACATTTGGCAGGAAGTATAGGGGAGACCAAAAAGTAACAAAGCAACTTTTATGAAGCACAGATCAGAGGAACCGCATCCACCTGAGGACCCCAACCAAGACCCATTCCGAAGATTGATCCAAGGACACTTGTCAAAGCGATAGTTTCTTCTCGGTGTCATCCACCTCAGAATGTAGCTCTTGGATTTGGATAGGAAAGGGAAGTGCGAGGCCTGGCTCTGCCATCCACATCACACTTGACCCAAAAGGCAGGCAGCCTAACCTTGCATGCACCCACTGCCCCATCTCTGCGGATTCATCTCCTCCCACCCACCATAAAACGTCACAGGGCAAAGGAGAGGGTAAGTGTAACACACAACAGAACCAAACAGAGAAAGCCCCACCTCCGGGCCTAAACACATGTGGCTGCTACgtggataaataaataaggccTGGAAGAACGACAGGACAGGGTGGTGGGAGACAGGAGGAAAGCTTTGTGCTAGACCAGGAACTCTGTTCTGGCCTCCCTGCTATCAAGCAGAAAAATGTGCCCAAGAAAACACAggctaggggtgtctgggtggctcagtctttaagcgactgcctttggctcgggtcatgattccggggtccagagatcgagtcccacatcaggcacccgGCTCTgcaagaggcctgcttctccctttcccacttcccctgcttgtgttccctctctcactgtgtctccctctgtcaaataaataaataaaatcttggggcacctgggtggctcagtgggttaagccgctgccttcggctcaggtcatgatctcagggtcctgggattgagtcccgcatcgggtctctgctcagcagggagcctgcttcctcctctctctctctgcctgcctctgcctacttgtgatatctctgtcaaataaataaataaaatctttaaaaataaataaataaataaataaataaaatcttaaaaaaaaagaaaaagagagaaaagaaaacacaggctaGACCTGCAATCCTTAATGGCCCTGAGTTCTAATCCCCTGAGATCAGCCACAGAAAGCTGACAAGATACCAACTTTGACCCAAATAATAGGTCCTGGGAGCCCATTTTCTCTAGGGCAACTTGTCAATGAACCCAGTGGCCACTCAGCAAAGTGGAGAAAACTTTCTACAAAGCCAAAGCAGCTCTAAACAGGTCAGATGTCCATGAAGGTTGACAAGCCCCGCTCAGTATCAGCCTGAAACGCCCATTGGCAGTACCTGAGACCACGTCTCTGGTATAAAAATAGATTTGCAGATCAACAGCCTAGAAATAACCTGATCAtgtacagaagaggaaaaagtcaacaaagcATGTGTCATAAACAAACAATTGGGAAAGGCAAAACACCTGGAGAATGAGCCAGTATGTCCCcaggaaaaaaatttagtttGTGAAACTACATTCAGttccaacatttactgagtaccaaTTGTGTTCCGGGCTCTATGTTTATAAAGATAAACAAGATACAAGTTCTGCCTTCAGGGAGCTGGGTCTTAGCTCAGAGTCACCCAATCTGGGTTTACATCTTGCTTCTGCCACTTATTAGTTGAGTGACCCGAGGCAACCTTGTAACGCTTTTTGAGTCTCcagatttcctcatctgaaaacagTACCTGTCTCAGAGAACTGCTGTAAGACTAAATGAAAGAAAGTATGTAATATGGACAGTGCCTGTATTCCATAAGCAGTAATTCCCAAAACATTATCATCTTATTAGCGGGGAAACATCCTTGGAAGCAAAGTTATGGCACCTGATAAGGATGAAAGGAAACAGGCATGTGGCCTGGAGGAAGGAAAGGTTAAGAGCTCTGGGGAGTGGCAAGGGAAACTTTTCAGAAGGACCAAGCTCAGGTTTTAAAGAGtgaatggggggtgcctgggtggctcagtgggttgagccgctgccttcggctcaggtcgtgatctcagggtcctgcgagagtcctgcatcgggctctctgctcggcggggagcctgcttcccttcccctctctctgcctgcctctctgcctactgtgatctctctctgtcaaataaataaataaaatctttaaaaaaaaaaataaaataaagagtgaaTGGGAAAGAATTTATAAGGCAAAGCGTGTAAAGGTAGATTCCGGGCTCAAAGAACCGTATGTACAAAGACATAGAGACCTGGTATATCCCAGGAGGAACAAGAAGCTGAGGGGCCAGTGGCCAACTCAGAGGCAAGGGAAAGGGTACAGCCATGTTGAGACTATACATAGGGGCTGGAGCATAGAATCTACATGTAAGTGGGCGCCTGGCCggttcagtcggtgaagcatgGGACCTGTATCTCGAGACTGTGAGTCAGGTGAAGAGATTTTTTGATAGAGCCAGTGAGCaagtaagagagagaaggagcaaggggaggggcagagggagagagagaagcagacttcctaagcagggagcctggtgtgggctcgatcccaggaccctgagatcatgacctgagccaaaggcagactcaaccaactgagccacccaggcgcccaaataaaatttaaaaaaaaaacaaaaaacaaaaaaacaggaattCACACACAACGTGTGAATTACAAGGCATAAACTGGAGAGGTAGGGACAAGAGctacaggaaacagaaaaagttCTGTCTGGGAGGGTGCAGAGTTGGTGCCAATCAGCCTGAGGAAATGAGAAGGGCAAGAGGTCagtgacctcagggtctgctgagtggggaggagaCAAAAACAGGTTCTAGAGATTTCTCTAGGCTGGGTCGGTGAGCAGCACCTCATCtgtgccccagcccccacctgatATTGTCAATCCAGCAGTCAATGATGACAGGCAGCAGCAGTTCGAGGTTGAGCCAGAGTGTGAAGTAGCTGTCCGTCCTCTTGGAGCAGAGGTAGTGCACAACCGTTGGCTTGTCTAGCTTTGCCTCCAGCTGGTTGCCCAAATCACCGGGCactgcagagagagacagagcacgcaTGAGGCCCTGGACCTGGCAGGCTGGGGACCCCTGAGGCTTGAACCCAAAGGCCTTCAACCCACAGCTGTTCCAGGCTACAGAGGAAGGCCTTGTTCACtcaaagaaggagagggaaagaagacaaaaccctgggccac
The genomic region above belongs to Neovison vison isolate M4711 chromosome 7, ASM_NN_V1, whole genome shotgun sequence and contains:
- the PLA2G15 gene encoding phospholipase A2 group XV isoform X2 produces the protein MPGDLGNQLEAKLDKPTVVHYLCSKRTDSYFTLWLNLELLLPVIIDCWIDNIRLVYNSTSRATQFPDGVDVRVPGFGKTFSLEFLDPSKSSVGSYFHTMVESLVDWGYTRGEDVRGAPYDWRRAPNENGPYFLALREMIEEMHQLYGGPVVLVAHSMGNMYTLYFLQRQPQAWKNKYIRAFVALGAPWGGVAKTWRVLASGDNNRIPVIGPLKIREQQRSAVSTSWLLPYNYTWSSGKIFVHTPTTNYTLRDYHRFFQDISFKDGWLMRQDTEGLVEATVPPGVPLHCLYGTGVPTPDSFYYESFPDRDPKICFGDGDGTVNLQSALQCQAWRGRQEQQVSLQALPGSEHIEMLANATTLAYLKRVLLGP
- the PLA2G15 gene encoding phospholipase A2 group XV isoform X3, giving the protein MGLRVCLYHATLLPGGFLFLLLLADPALPVGRPPPVVLVPGDLGNQLEAKLDKPTVVHYLCSKRTDSYFTLWLNLELLLPVIIDCWIDNIRLVYNSTSRATQFPDGVDVRVPGFGKTFSLEFLDPSKSSVGSYFHTMVESLVDWGYTRGEDVRGAPYDWRRAPTTATGLEEQVYSCVCGTGCALGGRGQDLACPGLRRQQSDPSHRAPEDPGAAAVCRLH